Genomic segment of Fusobacterium varium:
TAAGCTTTAAAGCACCTAATACTATATTATCTTCAACAATAGTACACTTTTTATAAAAAAAAGTCAAATTATTTTTTAAAACAAAAACATAATAAAGGTAAAAACATCTATTTTTTCAATTTTTTATAAAACAGTAATCGTCAATTTGATGGTTACTTCTTTATAATATAATAAATATAAAAAACTGCTCCCAGAATCTTAGAAAAATAAGATAAAGGATGCAGTTTTTTATTTAAACTATAAATTTATTTATTATTAATTATTTGTTTAATTTTCATTTTACTTAGAACGGACCATAATTTATTAAAACAGAAATAGTAATCATTATAAATTGTAAGATAACCATTATTATAAATAAAGGAGTCATAAACTTATACCATTTTTCAATAGGAAGCCCCATTAATCCACATTCAGTAGTAACAACTGTTGGCCAAAACATGTTAGAGAAACCATCTCCAAATTGGAAAGCTAGAACAGCTATTTGACGATTCATACCAATGGCATCAGCTAAAGGTACCATTATAGGCATTGAAGTAGCTGCTTGACCTGAACCTGAAGGAATAAAAAAGTTTATAATATTTTGAGCTATAACCATTCCAATAGCAGCTATACTTGTAGATAAGTTAGTTAATCCACTAGAGATATAATAAACAAATGTATCAATAATTTTACCTTCATCCATGATAATAGTTAAAGATCTAGCTATTCCTACAACAAGTGCTCCGAAAATAACATCAGAAACAGCTTCTACAAAGAAATTAGCTATTTGACTTAAATTGAACCCACCAATAAGTCCGATGGCTATAGTCATAATTAAGAAAAGTGTAGATAATTCAGTTAGATACCATCCTAGTTGGCTAGTTCCATATACAAGTCCTGCAATTGTGCAAACAAAAAGCATCATAATAAGTTTATGTTTACCAGTAAAAGGTAATTTTTCCATATCTTCTCTTGTCATACCTTCAGAGATTTTGAATTTTACACCTTTTACAATAGAAGCTTCAGGATTAGCTTTTACTTTTTTAGCATAATGCATTAAATATAGAATAGCAGTTCCTTGGAAAACAATGAAACATATTATTCTAAATCCAATACCTGAACCTATAGGTAACCCTGCTATTCCTTGAGCAATTCCAATACTGAAAGGGTTTAAAGTAGCAGCAGCAAAACCAGTAACAGTTCCTAAAACAACAGCAGCTCCTCCAACAAGACCATCATAACCTAAAGCAATTGCAATTCCAATAAAAGCAGGTAAAAGTCCATAAACCTCTTCATATAAACCAAAAGTTGAACCGCAGATACCAAACATT
This window contains:
- a CDS encoding YfcC family protein; this encodes MELKKKKFQVPHTYVIIGILLAIITILTYIVPAGSFDRIEDAELGRTMVVQGSFKFIEQSPVSPFRMFMAIVEGMVSASDIIFFIFFAYGFVFLLIKTGAFYGSMGALIKKFKGKEAFILPFFMIMFGICGSTFGLYEEVYGLLPAFIGIAIALGYDGLVGGAAVVLGTVTGFAAATLNPFSIGIAQGIAGLPIGSGIGFRIICFIVFQGTAILYLMHYAKKVKANPEASIVKGVKFKISEGMTREDMEKLPFTGKHKLIMMLFVCTIAGLVYGTSQLGWYLTELSTLFLIMTIAIGLIGGFNLSQIANFFVEAVSDVIFGALVVGIARSLTIIMDEGKIIDTFVYYISSGLTNLSTSIAAIGMVIAQNIINFFIPSGSGQAATSMPIMVPLADAIGMNRQIAVLAFQFGDGFSNMFWPTVVTTECGLMGLPIEKWYKFMTPLFIIMVILQFIMITISVLINYGPF